The following proteins are co-located in the Sporosarcina pasteurii genome:
- a CDS encoding conserved phage C-terminal domain-containing protein, translating to MKLLINESPLQVLPSLAMILGLNDALLIQQLHYRLLISRNERDLHKWVYRTYEEWQREEFPFWSVDTIKRTIRRLESKGLIVSTSSYNRMKMDKTKWYRIEYVALQRLMEQNAPIMEAKSNEEEGQIAQCDEGKMPLAITKEIKSIKKDIVGKHPDVVSVIDYLNEKTGKNFKTTSIATTRLVNARFQEGYEMDDFRRVIDTKVDEWLTDAHWQKYLRPSTLFNATNFENYLETYRSENEGLPKINLPQIFELDLSKGES from the coding sequence ATGAAATTATTAATTAATGAATCACCACTGCAAGTGCTCCCATCATTGGCTATGATCCTTGGATTAAACGATGCACTTTTAATCCAACAACTACACTACAGACTGCTCATCTCGAGAAATGAACGGGATCTGCATAAGTGGGTTTATCGAACATATGAAGAATGGCAACGCGAAGAATTCCCATTCTGGTCTGTCGATACGATTAAACGAACGATTCGTAGGCTGGAGAGTAAAGGGTTAATTGTTTCGACCTCATCGTATAATCGGATGAAAATGGACAAGACGAAATGGTACCGGATTGAGTATGTGGCCCTTCAACGCTTGATGGAGCAAAATGCCCCCATCATGGAAGCAAAATCAAACGAAGAGGAAGGTCAAATTGCCCAGTGTGATGAAGGCAAAATGCCCCTAGCAATAACCAAAGAGATTAAAAGTATTAAAAAAGATATTGTCGGGAAGCATCCCGACGTTGTGTCTGTCATTGATTATTTAAATGAGAAAACCGGTAAAAATTTCAAGACCACGTCGATTGCAACAACGCGATTAGTGAATGCTCGCTTTCAGGAAGGTTACGAAATGGATGATTTCCGACGGGTCATTGACACGAAGGTAGACGAATGGCTAACTGATGCACACTGGCAAAAGTATTTACGACCTTCAACGTTATTCAATGCAACAAATTTCGAAAACTATTTGGAAACATACAGGAGTGAAAATGAAGGTTTACCGAAAATTAATTTACCACAAATATTCGAATTAGATTTGAGCAAGGGGGAGTCTTAA
- a CDS encoding ECF transporter S component → MQKTTTYSSARTYNLIITSMLIALVFVATMLLNIKLPIAANGGLVHLGTGMLFIVSILFGPRKGAIAGAVGMGLFDLVAGWTLWAPITFIARGIQGYIVGKIAWSNGRNGNSLGFNLLATIISAPFMIAGYYIGEAIIFKSWLIPAASIPGDVVQIVIGIGVAIPACVVLKKLPFFK, encoded by the coding sequence ATGCAAAAAACAACAACTTATTCAAGCGCACGCACTTATAATTTGATCATCACATCGATGTTAATTGCACTCGTATTTGTTGCTACGATGTTATTAAATATCAAACTGCCAATCGCGGCAAATGGCGGCTTGGTCCACCTTGGCACTGGGATGCTCTTTATCGTTTCCATCCTTTTTGGCCCTAGAAAAGGCGCCATCGCTGGTGCTGTCGGCATGGGATTATTTGACTTGGTCGCCGGTTGGACTTTATGGGCGCCCATCACTTTTATAGCTCGCGGTATTCAAGGCTATATCGTTGGAAAAATTGCTTGGTCAAATGGCCGCAATGGGAATAGTTTAGGTTTCAATCTATTAGCCACAATTATTTCGGCACCATTCATGATTGCAGGCTACTACATCGGAGAAGCCATTATCTTTAAAAGCTGGCTCATCCCAGCCGCCTCCATTCCAGGCGACGTTGTTCAGATTGTCATCGGAATCGGCGTGGCAATTCCAGCGTGTGTCGTGCTGAAGAAGCTGCCGTTTTTTAAGTAA
- the dcm gene encoding DNA (cytosine-5-)-methyltransferase: MKNDNTLHVMELFAGVGGFRLGLEKANPFLFDITWANQWEPSRKAQDAFECYTRNFQSGVHSNEDIATISNETFEQYSPDLVVGGFPCQDYSVARTLSGEQGIQGKKGVLFWEIKRVLESTHPKYVLLENVDRLLKSPSAQRGRDFAVMLTTFRDLGYTVEWRVINAAEYGFAQRRRRVFIFAYKNGISFSDSQNEFNNEEIVFKEGFFAKPFPIKDEPFKNRVDSVKLPKDIVDVSDNFSFNFHTAGIMRNGKIYTVHADPVITKPTPLGDILLDEELVDEKYYLSPEVEEKFKYLRGPKKIERTSASGHKYVFSEGGMSPTDLLDMPGRTMLTSEGSTNRSTHIVEVNGRKRLLAPIECERLNGFPDDWTKGMTDRMRYFCMGNALVVGLIEIMGNRIAEIEDIHTPSEVQIALPLS; encoded by the coding sequence ATGAAAAATGACAATACGTTACACGTAATGGAATTATTCGCTGGCGTTGGTGGCTTCCGTCTCGGATTAGAAAAGGCTAACCCTTTCCTTTTCGACATTACTTGGGCCAATCAATGGGAGCCGTCCCGAAAAGCTCAAGATGCTTTTGAATGCTATACTCGAAACTTTCAAAGTGGCGTACATAGCAACGAAGATATTGCCACAATTTCAAATGAAACCTTTGAACAATATTCCCCAGATTTAGTTGTTGGAGGTTTCCCTTGCCAAGACTATTCCGTAGCAAGAACACTTTCAGGAGAACAAGGTATCCAAGGGAAAAAAGGTGTGCTTTTCTGGGAAATAAAAAGAGTATTGGAAAGTACACACCCTAAATATGTTCTTCTAGAAAATGTGGATAGATTATTAAAATCTCCATCTGCTCAAAGAGGACGAGACTTTGCTGTAATGTTAACTACTTTTAGAGATTTAGGTTATACAGTTGAGTGGCGTGTTATCAACGCTGCAGAGTATGGCTTTGCGCAACGCCGTAGAAGAGTTTTTATTTTTGCATATAAAAACGGGATTTCATTTTCTGATTCCCAAAATGAATTTAACAACGAAGAAATTGTTTTCAAAGAAGGATTCTTCGCTAAACCCTTCCCTATTAAAGATGAACCGTTTAAAAATCGTGTCGATTCAGTAAAACTTCCTAAAGATATTGTTGATGTATCCGATAATTTTTCTTTCAACTTTCACACGGCTGGTATTATGAGAAACGGAAAAATATATACGGTACATGCTGACCCTGTCATAACAAAACCTACTCCTTTAGGTGATATCTTATTGGATGAAGAGTTAGTTGACGAAAAGTACTACCTTTCACCTGAGGTTGAAGAGAAGTTTAAATACTTAAGAGGTCCTAAGAAAATCGAAAGAACATCTGCTAGCGGTCATAAGTATGTATTTTCTGAAGGTGGAATGTCTCCGACTGATTTATTAGATATGCCGGGTAGAACAATGTTAACAAGTGAAGGTTCTACTAATCGCAGTACACATATCGTCGAGGTAAACGGGCGAAAAAGATTATTGGCGCCTATTGAATGTGAGCGATTGAATGGTTTTCCAGATGACTGGACTAAAGGAATGACAGATCGCATGAGGTACTTTTGTATGGGCAATGCGCTTGTCGTAGGGTTAATTGAGATAATGGGCAATAGAATTGCTGAGATAGAAGACATCCATACCCCATCTGAGGTACAAATAGCACTTCCATTGAGTTGA
- a CDS encoding Sau3AI family type II restriction endonuclease yields the protein MLYKTEEELIYKARRAEGKSFGDIDKSGRIQNERAKGHLGQIVEESHFGYEVNSNREADFENLGVELKVTPVRRNKNGTLSAKERLVLNIINFHEEVQRDFHTSSFWLKNEKILMMFYKWFPEVKRADYRILKAYLHKYPEEDLEVIKKDWELIVQKIKDGRAHELSEADTNYLGACSKGANKSSLRSQPFSDEMAMQRAFSLKQSYMTALVRKVIRQEDLVRFSTASELKKKSLEQLLWDKFSPYIGKSLEEISEVTQQVINPNPKHFLQQFVSGLLGIRGIRLNQIEEFAKANIHLKTIRLEPNGIPKEHMSFKNIDFIEWANESWDDSWLKNYFEETKLLFVVFEYKETEGENPDGKLYFKGIKLWNMPKKKIDNQLKDFWVHTQSLIQDGIELTPVKQKTRTIVRNNLPKPGYNGVCHIRPKARDGSDKTELPDGRMITKQAFWLDNKYIAEIIESINPEKNIKG from the coding sequence ATGCTTTACAAAACTGAGGAGGAACTTATTTATAAGGCACGGAGGGCAGAAGGTAAGTCATTTGGCGACATTGATAAAAGCGGCCGTATTCAAAATGAACGTGCAAAAGGACATTTAGGTCAAATAGTAGAAGAAAGTCATTTCGGCTATGAAGTGAATTCAAATCGGGAAGCCGATTTTGAAAATCTAGGTGTTGAATTAAAAGTAACTCCCGTTAGACGAAATAAAAATGGAACCTTGTCTGCAAAGGAAAGACTTGTTTTAAATATCATCAACTTTCACGAGGAAGTTCAACGGGATTTCCATACTTCAAGTTTTTGGTTAAAAAACGAGAAGATCCTGATGATGTTTTATAAATGGTTTCCAGAGGTTAAAAGAGCAGACTATAGAATACTCAAAGCTTATCTACATAAGTATCCAGAAGAAGATTTGGAAGTAATAAAAAAAGATTGGGAGCTAATCGTTCAAAAAATAAAGGACGGCCGGGCGCATGAGCTATCAGAAGCCGATACCAACTATTTGGGAGCTTGCTCAAAAGGGGCAAACAAGTCTTCTTTACGTTCGCAACCATTTAGTGATGAAATGGCGATGCAACGCGCCTTTTCATTAAAGCAAAGCTATATGACCGCACTTGTTCGGAAAGTCATTCGACAAGAAGATTTAGTTCGATTTAGTACAGCAAGTGAACTTAAAAAGAAATCACTCGAGCAACTTCTTTGGGATAAGTTCTCGCCTTACATCGGTAAAAGTTTAGAAGAAATATCGGAGGTTACCCAGCAAGTTATTAACCCAAACCCTAAACACTTTCTTCAGCAATTTGTTAGTGGATTACTAGGTATAAGAGGAATAAGGCTTAACCAAATCGAGGAATTTGCAAAAGCCAATATCCATCTAAAAACAATAAGACTGGAACCAAATGGAATACCAAAAGAGCATATGTCATTTAAAAATATTGATTTTATTGAATGGGCTAACGAGAGTTGGGATGATAGCTGGCTAAAAAATTATTTTGAAGAGACTAAGTTGCTTTTCGTGGTATTTGAATATAAAGAAACAGAAGGCGAAAACCCTGACGGAAAACTATATTTCAAGGGAATTAAGTTATGGAATATGCCAAAGAAGAAAATAGATAATCAGTTAAAAGACTTTTGGGTACATACCCAGTCTTTGATTCAGGATGGTATTGAATTAACCCCTGTAAAACAAAAAACGAGAACAATCGTTAGGAATAACCTTCCAAAACCCGGATACAACGGTGTTTGTCATATTCGACCAAAAGCAAGAGATGGTAGTGATAAAACTGAACTGCCTGATGGAAGAATGATTACTAAACAAGCATTTTGGTTGGATAATAAGTATATTGCAGAAATAATAGAGTCTATCAATCCCGAAAAAAACATAAAAGGATAG
- a CDS encoding asparaginase, translated as MKNIKIIAMGGTISAHHDNRTDLRNYVSGHYTGEDLVQAIPEIQEVANVTIEQLSNVSSTLINSTHWLALKENIEKSLNDEGYDGIVITHGTNTLEETAYFLHLTVNTTKPVVLTGAQRPFSGLSSDVHLNLLNAVRVASVDVSYGKGVLVVLNDQISCARDVSKTNTYRLETFQSRELGYMGFIDPDHTVQFYRAPIRKHTSKSEFSTLKIDTLPSVDIVYSYAGATGTMIEALINANVDGIVMAGTGAGRCSDAEEIALQKARKKGIQVVMGSRVGSGRVVPIEQYKYLEAPTTDNLSPQKARILLMLALLKYEDDAEIQRIFDTY; from the coding sequence ATGAAAAATATAAAAATCATAGCAATGGGCGGAACAATCTCCGCTCATCACGATAATCGTACTGATTTGAGAAATTATGTATCTGGCCATTATACGGGGGAGGATCTTGTACAAGCGATCCCTGAAATTCAAGAAGTAGCCAATGTGACAATTGAACAACTATCGAATGTCAGTAGTACTTTGATTAATTCGACGCATTGGTTAGCGCTAAAAGAAAATATTGAGAAAAGCCTAAATGACGAGGGGTATGATGGCATTGTCATTACCCACGGGACAAATACATTAGAGGAAACAGCTTACTTTCTTCATTTAACGGTAAACACAACAAAGCCGGTTGTATTAACAGGCGCACAAAGACCGTTTTCGGGCCTTAGCTCTGATGTCCATTTAAATTTACTTAATGCAGTCAGGGTCGCGAGTGTAGACGTATCGTACGGAAAAGGTGTTCTTGTCGTATTAAATGATCAAATTAGCTGTGCACGGGATGTTTCAAAAACAAATACATATCGGTTGGAAACATTCCAATCTCGTGAGCTTGGGTACATGGGATTTATAGACCCAGATCATACAGTTCAATTTTATCGGGCACCGATTCGAAAACATACAAGTAAGTCGGAGTTCTCCACACTTAAAATCGATACGCTTCCAAGTGTTGATATTGTTTACTCCTACGCTGGTGCAACCGGCACAATGATTGAGGCCTTAATCAATGCGAATGTAGACGGTATCGTTATGGCAGGAACTGGTGCGGGTCGTTGTTCAGATGCCGAAGAAATTGCATTACAAAAGGCGCGTAAAAAAGGCATTCAAGTTGTCATGGGCAGTAGAGTTGGAAGCGGAAGAGTTGTGCCAATTGAACAATACAAGTACTTGGAAGCTCCAACGACAGATAATTTATCGCCGCAGAAAGCGCGGATTTTACTCATGTTGGCACTGCTCAAATATGAGGATGATGCTGAAATACAAAGGATATTCGATACTTACTAA